The window CGGCAGCGCCAGCGTCTCGTCCATGGAGTTGGTGTGCAGCGACTGGGTGCCGCCCAGGACGCCGGCCAGCGCCTCCACGGCGACCCGCACGATGTTGTTCATCGGCTGCTGGGCGGTCAGGGAGCATCCGGCGGTCTGCGTGTGGAAGCGCAGCTTCCAGGAGTCCTCCTCCCGGGCGCGGAACCGCTCCCGCATAATGCGCGCCCACATCCTCCGCGCGGCGCGGTACTTCGCGATCTCCTCGAAGAAGTCGATGTGCGCGTTGAAGAAGAAGGAGAGGCGCGGCGCGAAGCGGTCCACGGGGATCCCGGCCTCGATCCCCGCCCGTACGTAGGCGATGCCGTCCGCAAGGGTGAACGCCAGCTCCTGCACCGCCGTGGAGCCGGCCTCGCGGATGTGATACCCGCTGATGCTGATCGTGTTCCACTTCGGCACGCGCTCGGTGCAGTACGCGAGGACGTCGGTGATGATCCGCATGGAGGGATCGGGGGGAAAGACCCACGAGTGCTGCGCGATGTACTCTTTCAGGATGTCGTTCTGGATCGTCCCGCTGAGGCGATCGAACGGCGCCCCCTGCTTCTCCGCGGCGGCCAGGTACATCGCGAAGACCATCGCCGCGGGGCCGTTGATCGTCATCGAGGTGGTGATCCGGTCGAGCGGGATCCGGTCGAAGAGGATCTCCATGTCCTTGAGCGAGTCGACCGCCACCCCGCACACTCCGACTTCGCCCCGGGCGCGCGGCGAATCGGAGTCGTACCCCATGAGGGTCGGGAAATGGAACGCCGTCGACAGGCCGGTCTGCCCCTGCGACAGGAGGAACCGGAACCGCTTGTTGGTGTCCTCGGCCGATCCGTACCCCGCGAACTGCCGCATCGTCCAGACCTTGCCCCGGTACATGGTGGCCTGGACCCCCCGCGTGAACGGGTAGCTGCCGGGAAAGCCGAGCTCCCCGGAATAATCCAGGTCCTGCGTCATGTCCGGGGTATATAGCGGAAGGATCTCCTCGCCGGAGATCGTGGCGTACCGCTTCTTCCGCTCCCCGTTCGCCACGGCCGCGCGTTTCGCGAAATCTTCCTGCCACCTCCGCCGCCCCGACGCGATCGCGCTGAGCTTCTTCCGGTCGTACATCGTGCCTCTCCCTCCGCCGGCCGCCCGTTCCGTAACATACGATGCCGGTTCCCTCCCGCCCGCTTCCGGGCCGGGGGGCGTTCCTTTCGGGAACTCCTTGCTTCAGAATGTATCTATAAGGATATCGTTATGAATGGGAAGGTGAACGAATGAAGAAGAAAGCGGAGAGCAAGGAATACCCGATGGTCACCGTGCTGCTCCCGGACGGGATGGCCGATCCCGCCAACGATCCGGGGCTTCCGGACCCGGAGCTCCTGGCCGTTTTCGGAAAAATGAACCTGGTTCGGGCGATGGACGAGAAGGCGATCGCCCTCCAGCGCTCC is drawn from Thermodesulfobacteriota bacterium and contains these coding sequences:
- a CDS encoding methylmalonyl-CoA mutase family protein, which codes for MYDRKKLSAIASGRRRWQEDFAKRAAVANGERKKRYATISGEEILPLYTPDMTQDLDYSGELGFPGSYPFTRGVQATMYRGKVWTMRQFAGYGSAEDTNKRFRFLLSQGQTGLSTAFHFPTLMGYDSDSPRARGEVGVCGVAVDSLKDMEILFDRIPLDRITTSMTINGPAAMVFAMYLAAAEKQGAPFDRLSGTIQNDILKEYIAQHSWVFPPDPSMRIITDVLAYCTERVPKWNTISISGYHIREAGSTAVQELAFTLADGIAYVRAGIEAGIPVDRFAPRLSFFFNAHIDFFEEIAKYRAARRMWARIMRERFRAREEDSWKLRFHTQTAGCSLTAQQPMNNIVRVAVEALAGVLGGTQSLHTNSMDETLALPTEEAARIALRTQQILLEECGVANAIDPLGGSFFVERLTCEMEKKALEYIRKIDEMGGMVEAVKKGYPQREIADAAYAFQKRVDSGEFRIVGLNAYKGEEEQAIPLLRVDPGVEKRQIARTREVRRKRSARRAAAAVAALGDAARDPKENLMPRLVDAAREYVTLGEMCDALRETFGEYRDPGLF